From Blattabacterium cuenoti, the proteins below share one genomic window:
- the secY gene encoding preprotein translocase subunit SecY: MKNFFTIFHNIWNAKELRDKIITTLNFLLIYRLGAYIPLPGINPLGISDFIDKMNLGSKGIMQILSSFTGGAFNRASIFALGIMPYISASIIIQLMCLVVPSLQRLQKDGESGKKQVNLIIRWLTIGICMIQGPLYLISLTKQFIPYTTLSHAYLLNIDFFYEKMLFWIIGMVVLTSGTIFTMWLGDKMTEEGVGNGISLIIMSGIVARFPDAVIKEIYNKTEVGHGGLIVLFLELMLWLLVILFSIVIIQAIRKIQVQYVSHHKSTVFSSKIMHRKHQYIPLKMTSAGVMPIIFSQAIMLFPLTFYDYVSNNKIKNFFHLFQDVYGLWYNLAFSSLVIIFTFFYTAITIPVNQIADDLKRNGGHIPKIKPGKDTAKYLDSILSKITFPGSILLALIAILPSIVFRIGITQNFSLFYGGTSLLILVGVVLDIIQQVNMHLLNYYYDDLMMMKNRNIRYPI, from the coding sequence ATGAAAAATTTCTTCACTATATTTCATAATATTTGGAATGCAAAAGAATTACGTGATAAAATAATAACAACTTTAAATTTTTTATTAATATACCGATTAGGTGCATATATTCCTCTTCCTGGAATTAATCCTTTAGGTATCAGTGATTTTATAGATAAAATGAATTTAGGATCCAAGGGAATTATGCAAATTTTATCTTCTTTCACAGGAGGGGCATTTAATCGTGCTTCTATTTTTGCATTAGGTATAATGCCTTATATTTCTGCTTCTATTATTATACAATTAATGTGTTTAGTTGTTCCTTCTTTACAAAGACTGCAAAAGGATGGAGAAAGTGGAAAAAAACAAGTAAATCTAATAATAAGATGGTTAACTATTGGAATATGTATGATTCAGGGTCCTTTGTATTTGATATCTTTAACAAAGCAATTTATTCCTTATACTACTTTATCTCATGCTTATTTGTTAAATATAGATTTTTTTTATGAAAAAATGTTATTTTGGATTATAGGGATGGTTGTATTAACTTCTGGAACAATATTCACTATGTGGTTAGGAGATAAGATGACAGAAGAAGGTGTTGGAAATGGAATATCTTTAATTATCATGTCAGGAATTGTAGCTCGTTTTCCAGACGCAGTAATTAAAGAAATATATAATAAAACCGAAGTCGGACATGGTGGTTTAATAGTTTTATTTCTTGAATTAATGTTATGGTTATTAGTTATCCTTTTTTCTATTGTAATTATACAAGCAATTAGGAAAATACAAGTTCAATATGTTTCTCATCATAAATCAACAGTCTTTAGTTCTAAAATAATGCATAGAAAACATCAGTATATTCCATTAAAAATGACATCTGCAGGTGTAATGCCAATTATTTTTTCTCAGGCAATTATGCTTTTTCCTTTAACTTTTTATGATTATGTATCCAATAATAAAATAAAAAATTTTTTTCATTTATTTCAAGATGTATATGGTTTATGGTATAATTTAGCCTTTTCAAGTTTAGTTATAATTTTTACTTTTTTTTATACAGCTATTACTATTCCAGTGAATCAAATAGCTGATGATTTAAAAAGAAATGGAGGACATATACCTAAAATTAAACCTGGAAAAGATACAGCAAAATATTTAGATTCTATTTTGTCTAAAATAACATTTCCTGGTTCTATTTTATTAGCTTTAATAGCTATATTACCTTCTATTGTTTTTCGTATTGGAATCACCCAAAATTTTTCCCTATTTTATGGAGGAACTTCTTTGTTAATCTTAGTTGGAGTTGTTTTAGATATTATTCAACAAGTGAATATGCATTTATTAAATTATTATTATGATGATTTAATGATGATGAAAAATAGAAACATTAGGTATCCCATATAA
- the rpsM gene encoding 30S ribosomal protein S13 has translation MSRIRISGIDIPKSKRGVIGLTYLYGINISLSKKILLSVRIDENVKVKNWSDEELSRIRKYVSDYIKIEGELRSEVQLSIKRLMDIGCYRGTRHRKHLPLRGQKTKNNCRTRKGKKKTVANKKKITK, from the coding sequence ATGTCCAGAATTAGAATATCAGGGATTGATATCCCTAAATCAAAAAGAGGTGTAATTGGACTTACTTATTTGTATGGAATAAATATAAGTTTATCTAAAAAAATATTATTATCTGTTAGAATTGATGAAAATGTTAAAGTAAAAAATTGGTCTGATGAAGAATTAAGTCGTATAAGAAAATATGTATCAGATTATATAAAAATTGAAGGAGAATTAAGGTCAGAAGTACAATTAAGTATTAAGAGACTAATGGATATTGGATGTTATAGGGGTACTAGACACAGAAAACATTTACCATTAAGAGGACAGAAAACAAAAAATAATTGTAGGACAAGAAAAGGGAAAAAGAAAACTGTAGCAAATAAGAAGAAGATTACGAAATAA
- the rplF gene encoding 50S ribosomal protein L6 encodes MSKIGKIPIFIPKDLNIKIDKNLIIVKGKLGVLNLKIPEEIKLLIDNNKLYLTRNIESKKIKSLHGLYRVLIFNMIQGVTKGFKKELELVGVGYRAINRDNNILELNLGFSHSIMIQIPKEISVDIKTEKGSNFILLLKSYNKQLLGLVAAKIRSFRKPEPYKGKGIRYLKEEIRRKEGKTA; translated from the coding sequence ATGTCTAAAATTGGAAAAATTCCTATCTTTATTCCTAAAGATTTAAATATAAAAATTGATAAAAATTTAATAATTGTTAAAGGAAAATTAGGTGTTTTAAACCTGAAAATTCCTGAGGAGATAAAATTATTAATAGATAATAATAAGTTATATTTAACTAGAAATATAGAATCTAAAAAAATTAAATCTCTACATGGTTTATATCGTGTTTTAATTTTTAATATGATTCAAGGAGTAACTAAAGGATTTAAAAAAGAATTAGAATTGGTAGGTGTTGGATATAGAGCTATTAATAGAGATAATAATATTTTAGAATTAAATTTGGGTTTTTCTCATAGTATTATGATTCAAATTCCAAAAGAAATATCTGTAGATATAAAAACAGAAAAAGGAAGTAATTTTATTTTACTTTTAAAATCGTATAATAAACAATTATTGGGTTTAGTTGCTGCAAAAATTCGTTCTTTTAGAAAACCAGAACCATATAAAGGAAAAGGAATTAGATATTTGAAAGAAGAAATCAGAAGAAAAGAAGGTAAAACTGCTTAG
- the rpsH gene encoding 30S ribosomal protein S8 gives MYTDPIADFLTRIRNACMVKHKFIEVPFSNIREGISKVLLDNGYIFDYKLGDKKIKTIKIALKYYKNVSVIQKIIRISKPGLRKYSKYKELPRVLNGLGIAILSTSYGILTDKQARKRKLGGEILCYIY, from the coding sequence ATGTATACTGATCCTATTGCAGATTTTTTAACTCGAATTAGAAATGCTTGTATGGTTAAACATAAATTCATAGAAGTTCCATTTTCTAATATAAGAGAAGGAATATCCAAAGTTTTATTAGATAATGGTTATATATTTGATTATAAATTAGGAGATAAAAAAATAAAAACGATTAAGATTGCTTTAAAATATTATAAAAATGTATCAGTAATACAAAAAATTATTAGAATAAGCAAGCCAGGTCTAAGAAAATATTCAAAATACAAAGAACTACCTCGTGTTTTGAATGGATTGGGTATAGCTATACTTTCTACATCTTATGGTATTTTAACGGATAAACAAGCAAGAAAAAGAAAATTAGGAGGAGAAATATTGTGTTATATATATTAG
- the rplO gene encoding 50S ribosomal protein L15, with product MQSLKYLTPKKGSKKKKLRLGRGQGSGKGGTCGRGHKGAKSRSGFSKKVGFEGGQMPIQRRIPKFGFRSYNKKKYFVISLDTLQKWINDKKISNENIITKSVLYEKKLIKKNSIIKILSGKNKFCYSLKIKASKFSKKALFVINKSGGKALFE from the coding sequence ATGCAATCATTAAAATATTTAACTCCAAAAAAAGGATCTAAAAAGAAAAAATTGAGATTAGGTAGAGGACAAGGAAGTGGGAAAGGAGGAACTTGTGGAAGAGGACATAAAGGAGCGAAATCTCGCTCTGGATTTTCTAAAAAAGTAGGATTTGAAGGAGGACAGATGCCTATACAAAGAAGAATTCCAAAATTTGGATTTCGTAGTTATAATAAAAAAAAATATTTTGTAATTAGTTTGGACACTTTACAAAAGTGGATAAATGATAAAAAAATATCCAATGAGAATATCATAACTAAAAGTGTTTTATATGAGAAAAAATTAATTAAAAAAAATTCTATTATCAAAATTTTATCAGGAAAAAATAAATTTTGTTATTCATTAAAAATAAAAGCTTCTAAATTTAGTAAAAAAGCACTTTTTGTTATAAATAAATCTGGAGGAAAAGCTTTATTTGAATAG
- the rpsE gene encoding 30S ribosomal protein S5, with protein sequence MKAQNTSDKEKKKKYLGLELREKLIGVTRVCKVTKGRRYFSFSAIVIKGNEKGMVGYGFGKSKEAPDAIRKAGERAKKSLCKVCILPNGTIPHEQEAKYGGAKILIKPASEGTGVIAGGPLRAVLESVGLRNVLSKSKGSSNPHNIIKATIKALSYMRDVKIIAKQRGISIERVYNG encoded by the coding sequence ATGAAAGCCCAAAATACATCTGATAAAGAAAAAAAAAAAAAATATCTTGGATTAGAATTAAGAGAAAAATTGATTGGCGTGACTAGAGTATGCAAGGTAACTAAAGGAAGAAGATATTTTAGTTTTAGCGCTATCGTTATTAAAGGTAATGAAAAAGGAATGGTTGGTTATGGTTTTGGAAAATCAAAAGAAGCACCTGATGCAATTCGTAAAGCTGGAGAAAGAGCAAAAAAAAGTTTATGTAAAGTTTGTATATTGCCTAATGGAACTATTCCTCATGAACAAGAAGCAAAATATGGAGGGGCTAAAATTTTAATTAAACCAGCATCTGAAGGTACAGGAGTAATAGCTGGAGGACCTTTAAGAGCTGTTCTTGAATCTGTTGGATTAAGGAATGTTTTATCTAAATCAAAAGGATCTTCAAATCCTCATAATATTATTAAAGCAACAATAAAAGCTCTCAGTTATATGAGGGATGTTAAAATAATAGCAAAACAAAGAGGAATTTCCATTGAAAGAGTATACAATGGGTAA
- the rpmJ gene encoding 50S ribosomal protein L36, with the protein MKIKSSLKKRTKDCKIIIRKGRLRIINKKNPRFKQRQG; encoded by the coding sequence ATGAAAATTAAATCATCTTTAAAAAAAAGGACAAAAGATTGTAAAATTATTATTAGAAAAGGTCGTTTGCGAATTATTAATAAAAAAAATCCTAGATTTAAACAAAGACAAGGTTAG
- the rpsK gene encoding 30S ribosomal protein S11 — protein MYGKKKLLKKKKSVIVDSFGVAHIQSTFNNIIITLTNKKGDVIAWSSAGKMNFKGSKKNTPYAAQIAAEDVAKKGLNAGIKKIEINIKGPGGGRDSAIRSLSNSGLIVTIIKDITPLPHNGCRPPKRRRV, from the coding sequence ATGTATGGAAAAAAAAAGTTATTAAAGAAAAAAAAATCTGTAATAGTTGATTCTTTTGGAGTTGCACATATTCAATCTACTTTTAATAATATTATTATTACTTTAACTAATAAAAAAGGAGATGTAATAGCATGGTCTTCTGCCGGAAAAATGAACTTTAAAGGATCCAAAAAAAATACTCCATATGCTGCTCAAATAGCGGCAGAAGATGTAGCAAAAAAAGGATTAAATGCTGGAATAAAAAAAATAGAAATAAATATTAAAGGACCTGGAGGTGGAAGAGATTCTGCTATAAGATCCTTGAGTAATTCTGGCTTGATAGTAACTATAATAAAGGATATAACACCGTTACCTCATAACGGTTGTCGTCCTCCTAAAAGGAGAAGAGTATAA
- the rpsD gene encoding 30S ribosomal protein S4, with translation MARYVGPKTKISRKFGECIYGEDKYFDRRRYPSGQHGNSRRRVKRSEYFIQLSEKQKAKYTYGILENQFKKLFFEVSRKKGITGELLLQECESRLDNIVFRLNFAPSRSSARQIVSHRHIMVNDHIVNIPSFKLKVGDRISVKNKSKKHPVILNTINDKTRSVMDWLVSNEKEMFGIFRIMPKRKEIPENIKEQLIVEFYSK, from the coding sequence ATGGCAAGATATGTAGGACCAAAAACAAAAATTTCTCGTAAGTTTGGAGAATGTATATATGGAGAAGATAAATATTTTGACAGAAGAAGATATCCATCTGGTCAACATGGAAATAGTCGTCGTAGAGTAAAACGTTCAGAATATTTTATTCAACTATCAGAAAAACAAAAAGCTAAATATACTTATGGTATATTAGAAAATCAATTCAAAAAATTATTCTTTGAGGTTTCAAGAAAAAAAGGAATAACTGGAGAATTATTATTACAAGAGTGTGAATCACGTTTGGATAATATTGTTTTTCGTTTAAATTTTGCTCCATCTAGATCATCTGCCCGTCAGATAGTCTCTCATAGGCATATTATGGTAAATGATCATATTGTTAATATTCCATCTTTTAAATTAAAAGTTGGAGATCGTATAAGTGTGAAAAATAAATCTAAAAAACATCCTGTTATATTAAATACTATAAATGATAAAACAAGATCTGTAATGGATTGGTTAGTTTCAAATGAAAAAGAAATGTTTGGAATATTTAGAATTATGCCAAAGAGAAAGGAAATTCCCGAAAACATTAAAGAACAACTCATTGTTGAGTTTTATTCAAAATAA
- a CDS encoding DNA-directed RNA polymerase subunit alpha, translating to MSIIDFVQPDKITVSELSDKNGIFHLQPLEPGYGLTLGNSLRRVLLGSLKGYAVTSIRVKGVKYEFSTIEGIVEDVTEIILNFKKIRFKKKIDGVSKEIVNILIKNHEKITGDMLNEFISSFQIINKDLVLCNKEKSVPLEMSFTIEEGRGYIPAEMNKKDEDLIGNIPIDSIYTPIKNVKYTVENCRVGKKTDFESLSLEIKTDGSICPKIALMEASLILIKYFSIFSHEKIGKIENNEINNKAKKYDDEFLRMRTLLKSKLMDMDLSVRTKNCLKNASIESIYDLVKCSKSTMLKMRNFGKKSLEELENKMKEKGLYFGMDISDFKLN from the coding sequence ATGTCTATTATTGATTTTGTTCAACCTGATAAGATCACGGTATCAGAACTTTCGGATAAAAATGGTATTTTTCATTTACAACCTTTGGAGCCAGGATATGGTTTAACGTTAGGAAATTCTTTAAGAAGAGTTTTATTAGGCTCTTTAAAAGGTTATGCTGTAACCTCGATTAGAGTAAAAGGAGTAAAATATGAGTTTTCTACAATAGAAGGAATAGTGGAAGATGTAACTGAAATTATTTTAAATTTTAAAAAAATTCGTTTCAAGAAGAAAATTGATGGAGTTTCTAAAGAAATAGTGAACATCCTAATTAAGAATCATGAAAAAATTACTGGAGATATGTTAAATGAATTTATTTCTAGTTTTCAAATTATTAACAAAGATTTAGTTCTTTGTAATAAAGAAAAATCAGTTCCATTAGAAATGAGTTTTACTATAGAAGAAGGAAGAGGGTATATTCCTGCTGAAATGAATAAAAAAGATGAAGATTTAATAGGAAATATTCCTATAGATTCTATTTATACTCCTATAAAAAATGTAAAATATACAGTTGAAAATTGCCGAGTAGGTAAAAAAACAGACTTTGAAAGTCTTTCTTTAGAAATAAAAACAGATGGATCTATCTGTCCAAAAATCGCTTTAATGGAAGCGTCTTTAATCCTGATAAAATACTTTTCTATTTTTTCTCATGAAAAAATAGGAAAAATAGAAAATAATGAGATTAATAATAAAGCAAAAAAATATGATGATGAATTTTTACGAATGCGAACATTATTAAAATCTAAATTAATGGATATGGATTTATCTGTTCGTACAAAAAATTGTTTAAAAAATGCTTCTATAGAATCTATATATGATTTAGTGAAATGTAGTAAATCCACTATGTTAAAAATGAGAAATTTTGGTAAAAAATCACTAGAAGAATTAGAAAATAAAATGAAAGAAAAAGGTTTATATTTTGGAATGGATATTTCAGATTTTAAATTAAATTAG
- the rplQ gene encoding 50S ribosomal protein L17: MNHRKKNNHLGRKKEHVKSLLSNMSSSLIKEKRIYTTLGKAKVLRKYIEPIITKSKIDTTHSRRNIFSLLRDKKAVQELFEESFRKVRERSGGYTRIIKIGSRLGDMGKLSLIELVDFNRIYNSKQSSKATRRSGKKKRDISLISNEKN, from the coding sequence ATGAATCATAGAAAAAAAAATAACCATTTAGGAAGAAAAAAAGAACATGTAAAATCACTTTTATCTAATATGTCTTCTTCTTTAATTAAAGAAAAAAGAATTTATACGACTTTAGGAAAAGCTAAAGTGTTAAGAAAATATATAGAACCTATTATCACTAAATCTAAAATAGATACTACACATTCTAGAAGAAATATATTTTCTTTATTAAGAGATAAAAAAGCTGTTCAGGAACTTTTTGAAGAATCTTTCAGAAAAGTTAGAGAAAGGTCTGGTGGATATACAAGAATTATAAAAATAGGATCTCGACTTGGTGATATGGGTAAATTATCTTTAATAGAATTAGTTGATTTTAATAGAATTTATAATTCTAAACAATCATCAAAGGCAACAAGACGTAGTGGTAAAAAAAAAAGAGATATAAGTTTGATCAGTAATGAGAAAAATTAA
- the infA gene encoding translation initiation factor IF-1, with the protein MAKQKHIEVDGKIIESSPNAMFRVELENGCIVKAHISGKMRMHYIKILPGDKVKLEMSSYDLERGRITYRY; encoded by the coding sequence ATGGCTAAACAAAAACATATTGAAGTTGACGGTAAAATTATAGAATCATCTCCAAATGCAATGTTTCGTGTAGAATTGGAAAATGGATGTATTGTTAAAGCTCATATTTCTGGTAAAATGAGGATGCATTATATTAAAATATTACCTGGTGATAAAGTTAAATTAGAAATGTCTTCTTATGATTTAGAAAGGGGAAGAATTACGTATAGATATTAA
- the rplR gene encoding 50S ribosomal protein L18, producing MVKKNFKRKKNFLGKLDKPRISIFRSNKAIYAQLIDDQTGKTLTYSSSQEKKLLLMNQSKTKMEISNEVGKLLGERAKKLNIKKVVFDKGRYLYHGRVKSLAEGAREKELDF from the coding sequence ATGGTAAAAAAGAATTTTAAAAGAAAAAAAAATTTTCTTGGAAAATTAGATAAACCGAGAATATCTATTTTTAGAAGTAATAAAGCTATATATGCTCAATTGATAGATGATCAAACCGGAAAAACATTGACATACTCATCTTCTCAAGAAAAAAAGTTATTATTGATGAATCAATCAAAAACAAAAATGGAAATTTCCAATGAAGTTGGAAAACTTTTAGGTGAAAGAGCTAAAAAATTAAATATAAAAAAAGTTGTTTTTGATAAAGGTAGATATTTATATCATGGACGAGTGAAATCTTTAGCTGAAGGAGCAAGAGAGAAAGAATTAGATTTTTAA
- the menB gene encoding 1,4-dihydroxy-2-naphthoyl-CoA synthase translates to MVDSSINWILIKEYKDILFTFCKGISKIEINRPKCHNAFRSETVNEMIDAIDICYKRMDIDVLIITGSGNKSFCSGGDQKTRDKGGYLGKDGIPRLNILDFYKKIRELPKPVIAMVNGFSIGGGHVLHVVCDLTIASDNAIFSQIGPKVGSFDGGFGSSYLARHIGQKRAREMWFLCKKYTANEALNMGLINKVVPLKDLENVTIKWCKIIQKRSPMALRMIKRCLNAELDGQHGIMQLAGDATLMFYLMDESIEGKKAFLEKRNPNFKKFPKFL, encoded by the coding sequence ATGGTTGATTCTTCAATAAATTGGATTCTAATAAAAGAATATAAGGATATTTTATTTACCTTTTGTAAAGGAATATCAAAAATAGAAATTAATAGACCTAAATGTCATAATGCTTTTCGATCAGAAACAGTGAATGAAATGATTGATGCTATAGATATATGTTATAAAAGAATGGATATAGATGTATTGATTATAACTGGTTCTGGTAATAAATCTTTTTGTTCTGGGGGAGATCAAAAGACGAGAGATAAAGGAGGATATTTAGGAAAAGATGGTATTCCTAGATTAAATATCTTAGATTTTTATAAAAAAATAAGAGAACTTCCTAAACCAGTTATAGCTATGGTTAACGGTTTTTCTATAGGAGGTGGACATGTTTTGCATGTTGTTTGTGATTTAACTATTGCTTCAGACAATGCCATTTTTAGTCAAATTGGTCCAAAAGTAGGTTCTTTCGATGGAGGTTTTGGTTCTTCATATTTAGCTCGTCATATAGGTCAAAAAAGAGCTCGTGAAATGTGGTTTTTATGCAAAAAATATACTGCAAATGAAGCACTAAATATGGGGTTAATAAATAAAGTTGTTCCTCTAAAAGATTTAGAAAATGTTACCATAAAATGGTGCAAGATTATTCAAAAAAGAAGCCCAATGGCTTTAAGAATGATTAAACGTTGTTTAAATGCAGAATTAGATGGACAACATGGTATAATGCAATTGGCTGGAGATGCTACTTTAATGTTTTATTTAATGGATGAATCTATAGAAGGAAAA
- the nhaD gene encoding sodium:proton antiporter NhaD, with amino-acid sequence MESMIILVFIIGYLFITIENIISLNKVFSSLIMASVCWSLIMFFKIPVYDLNDKSTISLNINTKSLLLYHLGKTSEIVFFIVGAMLIISIIDRYSGFDALRNLFITDSITKRKFLWIISILSFFLSAIIDNLTSTMVIITILRKIISDYKERLYYIGLVIISANAGGVWSPIGDITTTMLWISNKVTTLNLLRKVFIPSILCLIISTLIGSFMPVFNGFLSIKKSELSRKDLQKAFFILNLGISLLLFVPIFKTITGLPPYMGMIFSLGILGIATTNFSEKNFSIDEIFKNLDLSSILFFFGILLSVSSLESLGILYNLSQWINNTVSSWKITAFLFGLISSIIDNVPLVAATIAMFSYPLDHDIWHFIAYVSGTGGSIFLIGSASGVAAMGMENIDFFWYFKKIGWIALIGYFSGFLYLLFYPFFFL; translated from the coding sequence ATGGAATCAATGATAATATTAGTTTTTATCATTGGATATTTATTTATTACCATTGAGAATATTATATCCTTAAATAAGGTTTTTTCTTCCTTAATTATGGCGTCAGTTTGTTGGTCATTAATTATGTTTTTTAAAATTCCTGTTTATGATTTAAATGACAAATCAACGATTTCACTTAACATAAATACTAAATCTTTATTGTTATATCATTTGGGAAAAACTTCAGAAATAGTTTTTTTTATTGTAGGAGCAATGTTAATAATATCTATTATTGATAGATATTCTGGTTTTGATGCATTAAGAAATTTATTTATTACTGACAGTATAACAAAACGTAAATTTTTGTGGATAATAAGTATTTTATCTTTTTTTTTATCTGCTATTATAGATAATTTAACGTCTACTATGGTTATTATTACTATTTTAAGAAAAATAATTTCTGATTATAAAGAACGTTTATATTATATTGGTTTAGTTATTATATCTGCAAATGCAGGAGGAGTATGGTCTCCAATAGGGGATATTACCACTACTATGTTATGGATATCTAACAAAGTAACAACTTTAAATCTTCTTAGAAAAGTTTTTATTCCTTCTATTTTATGTTTGATTATCTCCACTTTAATTGGTTCTTTTATGCCTGTTTTTAATGGTTTTCTTTCTATAAAGAAAAGTGAATTGTCTAGAAAGGATCTTCAAAAAGCTTTTTTCATATTAAATTTGGGTATAAGTTTACTATTATTTGTTCCAATATTTAAAACTATTACTGGTTTACCTCCATATATGGGAATGATTTTTTCTCTTGGAATATTAGGAATAGCAACAACTAATTTTTCAGAAAAAAATTTTTCTATAGATGAAATTTTTAAGAATCTAGATCTTTCTAGTATTTTATTTTTTTTTGGTATTTTACTTTCTGTTTCTTCATTAGAATCTTTAGGAATATTATATAATTTATCTCAATGGATAAATAACACTGTTTCTTCATGGAAAATTACTGCATTTTTATTTGGATTGATATCTTCTATTATAGATAATGTACCATTAGTTGCTGCAACTATAGCTATGTTTTCTTATCCATTAGATCATGATATTTGGCATTTTATAGCTTATGTTTCTGGAACAGGAGGTAGCATTTTTCTTATAGGATCAGCTTCTGGAGTAGCTGCTATGGGTATGGAAAATATTGATTTTTTTTGGTATTTCAAAAAAATAGGATGGATAGCATTAATTGGATATTTTTCTGGTTTTTTATACTTATTATTTTATCCATTTTTTTTTCTGTAA
- the eno gene encoding phosphopyruvate hydratase, with protein MRKIKRIKARQILDSRGNPTIEVDVITNNNVLGRFSVPSGASKGEHEAFELRDGGKKFLGKEVYKAIYNVNNIIAPELTGVSIIDQIYIDHLMIDLDGTKNKSRLGSNSILGVSIAAVKAAAKELDIPLYKYIGGVFSTNVLPVPMINIVNGGRHSDAPVAFQEFMIVPMKANTFYDAIEMGHKVFYQLKNLLFKKKLSISVGDEGGFSSNFNGIEDVLDHILESIHLSGYIPYDQIGIALDCASSEFYSNNVYDYSKFEKGSIKRSREEHVRYLSYLVKRYPIVSIEDGMDQNDWIGWNILTKELGEDILLVGDDLFVTQVEKLNKGIKNFSANSILIKLNQVGTLTETIETINLAKKHRYHNIISHRSGETEDTFIADLTVSLNIGKIKTGSICRSERTAKYNQLLRIEEMLSGKSDYAGWY; from the coding sequence ATGAGAAAAATTAAAAGGATAAAAGCCAGACAGATATTAGATTCAAGAGGAAATCCAACAATAGAAGTAGATGTTATAACAAATAATAATGTTTTGGGACGTTTTTCTGTTCCTTCTGGAGCTTCTAAAGGAGAACATGAAGCTTTTGAATTAAGAGATGGTGGAAAGAAATTTTTAGGAAAAGAAGTATATAAAGCTATATATAATGTTAATAATATTATAGCACCAGAATTAACAGGTGTATCTATTATAGATCAAATCTATATAGATCATCTAATGATAGATTTAGATGGAACAAAAAATAAAAGTAGATTGGGTTCTAATTCTATATTAGGTGTATCTATCGCTGCAGTAAAAGCTGCTGCTAAAGAATTGGATATTCCTCTTTATAAATATATTGGAGGTGTATTTAGTACAAATGTATTACCAGTTCCTATGATTAATATAGTAAATGGAGGAAGACATTCTGATGCTCCTGTAGCATTTCAAGAATTTATGATAGTACCTATGAAGGCTAATACTTTTTACGATGCTATTGAAATGGGACATAAGGTTTTTTATCAGTTAAAAAACCTTTTATTTAAAAAAAAATTATCAATAAGTGTTGGAGATGAAGGAGGTTTTTCTTCTAATTTTAATGGAATAGAAGATGTTTTAGATCATATTTTAGAATCTATTCATTTATCAGGTTATATACCTTATGATCAAATAGGAATAGCATTAGATTGTGCCTCATCTGAATTTTATTCAAATAATGTATATGATTATTCTAAATTTGAGAAAGGAAGTATAAAAAGATCTAGAGAAGAACATGTAAGATATTTATCTTATTTAGTCAAGCGTTACCCAATTGTATCTATAGAAGATGGAATGGATCAAAATGATTGGATAGGATGGAATATTCTAACTAAAGAATTAGGTGAAGATATTCTATTAGTAGGGGATGATCTTTTTGTTACTCAGGTAGAAAAATTAAATAAAGGAATAAAAAATTTTTCGGCAAATTCTATTTTAATAAAACTTAATCAAGTAGGAACATTAACAGAAACTATCGAAACTATAAATTTAGCAAAAAAACACAGATATCATAATATTATTTCTCATCGTTCTGGAGAAACAGAAGATACTTTTATAGCAGATTTAACTGTATCTTTAAATATTGGAAAAATAAAAACAGGTTCTATCTGTCGTTCTGAACGAACAGCTAAATATAATCAATTACTTCGTATAGAAGAAATGTTAAGTGGTAAATCTGATTACGCAGGATGGTATTAA